The following proteins are co-located in the Pseudomonas synxantha genome:
- a CDS encoding DUF1120 domain-containing protein codes for MKKIIGLTLGIACLAATLSAQATTSAQLVVRGTITPAACNLSLAGSGIIDYGTIRSGELSRTSFNPREERTTSLVINCGATPARFGLTLTDLQAGSKVTGILGAGFSEAQNFGLGMVGGRRTGGYSVTLRDLRSSAAVLHPIMRTGLGAWQNSDGKVAQSPSQYSWRNSVTITPASISQLTGTLAVKAVINRAQDLDLSRDVSIDGRATLVLSYI; via the coding sequence ATGAAAAAAATTATTGGATTGACCTTAGGTATTGCGTGCCTGGCTGCGACCCTGAGTGCCCAGGCAACCACCAGTGCCCAGTTGGTCGTCAGGGGCACCATTACCCCCGCTGCATGCAATCTCAGCCTGGCAGGCAGTGGCATCATCGACTACGGTACGATTCGCTCCGGCGAGTTGTCCCGCACGTCGTTCAACCCGCGCGAGGAGAGGACCACTTCCCTTGTCATCAATTGCGGTGCCACACCGGCCAGGTTCGGGCTCACCCTTACTGACCTGCAAGCGGGCAGCAAGGTGACAGGTATCCTGGGGGCAGGCTTTAGCGAAGCGCAAAACTTTGGCTTGGGCATGGTGGGAGGCCGGCGAACCGGTGGTTATTCGGTGACCCTCAGGGACCTGCGGTCGTCCGCAGCGGTGCTGCATCCGATCATGCGCACAGGCCTGGGGGCCTGGCAGAACAGTGATGGCAAAGTTGCCCAGTCGCCAAGCCAGTATTCTTGGCGTAACAGCGTGACTATCACACCGGCCTCTATCAGCCAACTGACCGGCACACTTGCAGTGAAGGCGGTAATCAACAGGGCTCAGGACTTGGATCTGAGCCGCGACGTTTCCATTGATGGTCGCGCCACGCTGGTATTGAGTTACATCTAA
- the ppx gene encoding exopolyphosphatase: protein MPQSQAKNLSLIAAIDLGSNSFHMVVAKAQNGEIRILERLGEKVQLAAGIDDERKLNEESMQRGLDCLKRFAQLINGMPTGAVRIVGTNALREARNRNEFIHRAEDILGHPVEVISGREEARLIYLGVSHTLADTPGKRLVADIGGGSTEFIIGQRFEPLLRESLQMGCVSFTQRYFKDGKITPARYAQAYTAARLEIMSIEHALHRLTWDEAIGSSGTIRAIGLALKAGGHGTGEVNAEGLAWLKRKLFKLGDAEKIDFDGIKPDRRAIFPAGLAILEAIFDALELQRMDHCDGALREGVLYDLLGRHHHEDVRERTLSSLMERYHVDLEQAARVERKALHAFDQVAEDWDLEDGVWRELLGWAAKVHEVGLDIAHYHYHKHGAYLIEHSDLAGFSREDQQMLALLVRGHRRNIPKDKFAEFGKDGIKLIRLCALLRFAILFHHIRGTQEMPQVKLHAVGDSLDVVFPKGWLDENQLTQADFAQEAEWLTRVGFSLNLR, encoded by the coding sequence ATGCCGCAATCCCAAGCCAAGAACCTGTCCTTGATCGCCGCCATCGACCTGGGCTCCAACAGCTTTCACATGGTCGTGGCCAAGGCCCAGAACGGCGAGATCCGCATCCTCGAGCGGCTCGGCGAGAAAGTGCAACTGGCCGCCGGGATCGACGACGAGCGCAAGCTCAATGAAGAATCCATGCAGCGCGGGCTCGATTGCCTCAAGCGCTTTGCGCAACTGATCAACGGCATGCCTACTGGCGCCGTGCGCATCGTCGGCACCAACGCCTTGCGCGAAGCTCGCAACCGCAACGAGTTCATCCATCGTGCCGAGGACATCCTCGGGCATCCGGTGGAAGTCATCTCGGGCCGTGAAGAAGCCCGCCTGATCTACCTCGGCGTATCCCATACCCTGGCCGATACTCCCGGCAAACGTCTGGTGGCGGACATCGGCGGCGGCAGCACCGAATTCATCATCGGCCAGCGTTTCGAACCGCTGCTGCGTGAAAGCCTGCAGATGGGCTGCGTGAGTTTTACCCAACGGTATTTCAAGGACGGCAAGATCACACCGGCGCGCTATGCCCAGGCCTACACGGCGGCACGGCTGGAGATCATGAGTATCGAACACGCCCTGCACCGCCTGACCTGGGATGAAGCCATCGGTTCGTCCGGCACCATCCGCGCCATCGGCCTGGCCTTGAAAGCCGGTGGCCATGGCACTGGCGAGGTAAACGCCGAAGGTTTGGCGTGGCTCAAGCGCAAGCTGTTCAAGCTGGGGGATGCGGAAAAAATCGACTTCGACGGCATCAAGCCCGACCGTCGCGCCATTTTCCCCGCGGGCCTGGCGATTCTCGAGGCTATCTTCGACGCCCTCGAACTGCAACGCATGGACCACTGTGACGGCGCCCTGCGCGAGGGCGTGCTCTATGACCTGCTGGGCCGCCATCACCACGAAGACGTGCGCGAGCGCACCCTCAGCTCGCTGATGGAGCGTTACCACGTCGACCTGGAACAAGCTGCTCGTGTGGAGCGCAAAGCCTTGCACGCCTTCGACCAGGTCGCCGAGGATTGGGACCTTGAAGACGGTGTCTGGCGGGAGCTGCTCGGCTGGGCCGCCAAGGTGCATGAAGTGGGCCTGGACATCGCCCACTACCACTACCACAAGCATGGCGCCTACCTGATCGAGCATTCGGACCTGGCCGGCTTCTCCCGGGAGGACCAGCAGATGCTCGCGCTGCTGGTGCGCGGCCATCGTCGCAATATTCCCAAGGACAAGTTTGCCGAGTTTGGCAAAGACGGCATCAAGCTGATCCGCCTGTGCGCGCTGTTGCGCTTTGCGATCCTGTTCCACCACATTCGCGGAACCCAGGAAATGCCCCAGGTGAAACTGCATGCCGTTGGCGACAGCCTTGACGTGGTGTTCCCCAAGGGCTGGCTGGATGAAAACCAGTTGACCCAGGCGGACTTCGCCCAGGAAGCGGAATGGCTGACGCGGGTGGGGTTCAGCCTGAATCTGCGCTAA
- the ppk1 gene encoding polyphosphate kinase 1: MNTEGLSEVAVKDAHPVVEQVAETPPELEPAAPAVVVEAPAPAPVAVVTNLDDSSLYIHRELSQLQFNIRVLEQALDESYPLLERLKFLLIFSSNLDEFFEIRVAGLKKQITFAREQAGADGLQPHQALARISELVHGHVDRQYAILNDILLPELEKHQVRFIRRRHWTAKIKTWVRRYFRDEISPIITPIGLDPTHPFPLLVNKSLNFIVELEGIDAFGRDSGLAIIPAPRLLPRIIKVPEEVGGAGDNYVFLSSMIHAHADDLFQGMKVKGCYQFRLTRNADLALDSEDVEDLARALRGELFSRRYGDAVRLEVADTCPKHLSDYLLKQFNLAESELYQVNGPVNLTRLFSITGLDSHPELQYKPFTPQIPKLLQNSENIFSVISKQDILLLHPFESFTPVVDLLRQAAKDPHVLAVRQTLYRSGANSEIVDALVDAARNGKEVTAVIELRARFDEESNLQLASRLQAAGAVVIYGVVGFKTHAKMMLILRREAGEIVRYAHLGTGNYHAGNAKLYTDYSLLTSDDALCEDVGKLFSQLIGMGKTLRMKKLLHAPFTLKKGMLDMIARETQFALDGKPAHIIAKFNSLTDPKIIRALYKASQSGVRIDLVVRGMCCLRPGIVGVSHNIHVRSIIGRFLEHTRVFYFLNGGEEQMFLSSADWMERNLDKRVETCFPVEGKKLIMRVKKELESYLTDNTHSWSLQSDGRYVRNTPTGNQNPRSAQATLLEKLGSPILAVN; the protein is encoded by the coding sequence ATGAATACCGAAGGACTCTCAGAAGTGGCTGTAAAAGACGCTCACCCGGTGGTTGAACAAGTCGCCGAGACCCCGCCGGAACTGGAGCCGGCCGCGCCTGCGGTGGTCGTTGAAGCGCCTGCGCCTGCGCCGGTGGCCGTGGTCACCAACCTGGATGACAGCAGCCTGTACATCCACCGCGAGCTGTCACAGCTGCAATTCAACATCCGCGTGCTGGAGCAGGCGCTGGATGAGTCCTACCCGTTGCTGGAGCGACTGAAATTCCTGCTGATCTTCTCCAGCAACCTGGACGAGTTTTTCGAGATCCGTGTCGCCGGGCTCAAGAAGCAGATTACCTTCGCCCGCGAACAAGCCGGTGCTGACGGCCTGCAACCGCACCAGGCCCTGGCTCGCATCAGCGAGCTGGTGCACGGCCATGTGGATCGCCAGTACGCAATCCTCAACGACATCCTGCTGCCGGAGCTGGAAAAGCATCAGGTCCGCTTCATTCGCCGTCGCCACTGGACCGCTAAGATCAAGACCTGGGTGCGCCGCTACTTCCGTGACGAGATTTCCCCGATCATCACCCCCATCGGCCTCGACCCTACGCACCCGTTCCCGTTGCTGGTGAACAAGAGCCTCAACTTTATTGTTGAGCTGGAAGGTATCGACGCCTTTGGACGCGACTCCGGCCTGGCAATCATCCCGGCACCGCGCCTGTTGCCACGGATCATCAAGGTACCCGAGGAGGTAGGCGGCGCTGGCGACAACTATGTATTCCTGTCGTCGATGATCCATGCCCATGCCGATGACCTGTTCCAGGGCATGAAGGTCAAGGGCTGCTATCAGTTCCGCCTGACCCGCAACGCCGACCTGGCGCTGGACTCCGAAGATGTCGAAGACTTGGCCCGTGCCCTGCGCGGCGAGCTGTTCTCGCGGCGCTACGGCGACGCTGTACGCCTGGAAGTCGCCGATACCTGCCCGAAACATCTGTCGGATTACCTGCTCAAGCAGTTCAACCTGGCCGAGTCCGAGCTGTACCAAGTCAACGGCCCGGTGAACCTGACGCGCCTGTTCAGCATCACCGGCCTGGACAGCCACCCGGAGCTGCAATACAAGCCGTTCACCCCGCAGATCCCGAAACTGCTGCAAAACAGCGAGAACATCTTCAGCGTGATAAGCAAGCAGGACATCCTGCTGCTGCACCCATTCGAATCCTTCACCCCGGTGGTCGATTTGCTGCGCCAGGCCGCCAAGGACCCGCATGTCCTGGCCGTGCGCCAGACCCTGTACCGCAGTGGTGCCAACTCGGAAATCGTCGATGCGCTGGTGGATGCTGCGCGTAACGGCAAGGAAGTCACCGCAGTGATCGAGCTGCGTGCGCGCTTTGACGAAGAGTCCAACCTGCAACTGGCCAGCCGCCTGCAAGCGGCCGGGGCGGTGGTGATCTACGGCGTGGTCGGCTTCAAGACCCACGCCAAGATGATGCTGATCCTGCGTCGTGAAGCCGGTGAGATCGTGCGCTACGCCCACTTGGGTACCGGCAACTACCATGCCGGCAACGCCAAGCTCTACACCGACTACAGCCTGCTGACGTCCGACGACGCGCTGTGCGAAGACGTCGGCAAGTTGTTCAGCCAGTTGATCGGCATGGGCAAGACCTTGCGCATGAAGAAGCTGCTGCATGCACCGTTCACGCTAAAGAAGGGCATGCTCGACATGATTGCCCGCGAGACCCAGTTCGCCCTCGACGGCAAGCCGGCGCACATCATTGCCAAGTTCAACTCGCTGACCGATCCGAAGATCATCCGCGCGCTGTACAAGGCCAGCCAGTCCGGCGTGCGCATCGACCTGGTGGTGCGGGGCATGTGCTGCCTGCGCCCGGGCATTGTCGGCGTGTCGCATAACATCCACGTGCGCTCGATCATCGGTCGCTTCCTGGAGCACACGCGAGTGTTCTACTTCCTCAACGGCGGCGAAGAGCAGATGTTCCTCTCCAGTGCCGACTGGATGGAGCGCAACCTCGACAAGCGGGTGGAGACCTGTTTCCCGGTGGAAGGCAAGAAGCTGATCATGCGGGTCAAGAAGGAACTGGAAAGCTACCTCACCGACAACACCCACAGCTGGAGCCTGCAGTCGGACGGTCGCTACGTGCGTAACACGCCGACCGGCAACCAGAACCCGCGCAGCGCGCAGGCAACGTTGCTGGAGAAGCTGGGTAGCCCGATTCTTGCGGTGAACTAA
- the hemB gene encoding porphobilinogen synthase: protein MSFTPANRLFPATRLRRNRRDDFSRRLVRENVLTTNDLILPVFVLDGENRREAVASMPGVERLTIDQLLIEAANWVELGIPALALFPVTPSELKSLDAAEAWNPQGIAQRATRALRERFPELGVITDVALDPFTTHGQDGILDEDGYVQNDITVDALVRQALSHAAAGAQVVAPSDMMDGRIQAIREALELAGHVNVRIMAYSAKYASAYYGPFRDAVGSALNLGKANKASYQMDPANSHEALHEVAADLAEGADMVMVKPGVPYLDILYRVKEEFKVPTFVYQVSGEYAMHMAAIQNGWLSEGVILESLTAFKRAGADGILTYFAARAAQLLREQQ, encoded by the coding sequence GTGAGCTTTACCCCTGCCAATCGCCTGTTCCCCGCTACCCGCCTGCGTCGCAATCGCCGTGATGATTTTTCTCGTCGCCTGGTACGTGAAAATGTACTGACGACGAATGATCTGATCCTGCCGGTATTTGTGCTCGATGGTGAAAATCGTCGGGAAGCGGTGGCATCGATGCCGGGTGTGGAGCGTTTGACCATTGATCAGTTGCTGATCGAGGCGGCCAATTGGGTCGAACTGGGGATCCCGGCGCTGGCACTGTTTCCGGTGACGCCGTCGGAGCTCAAGTCCCTGGACGCCGCAGAAGCCTGGAACCCACAAGGGATCGCCCAGCGTGCCACCCGCGCCCTGCGCGAGCGCTTCCCGGAGTTGGGCGTGATTACCGACGTGGCCCTGGACCCGTTCACCACCCACGGCCAAGATGGCATTCTTGACGAAGACGGTTACGTTCAGAACGACATTACCGTCGATGCGCTGGTCAGGCAGGCGTTATCCCATGCCGCAGCGGGCGCCCAGGTGGTTGCGCCGTCGGACATGATGGACGGTCGCATCCAGGCAATTCGTGAAGCGCTTGAACTGGCGGGCCATGTCAATGTGCGGATCATGGCTTACTCGGCCAAGTACGCCAGCGCCTACTACGGCCCGTTCCGCGATGCGGTGGGCTCGGCCCTGAACCTGGGCAAGGCCAACAAGGCCTCGTACCAGATGGACCCGGCCAACAGCCACGAAGCCCTGCACGAAGTTGCGGCGGACCTGGCCGAAGGCGCCGACATGGTGATGGTCAAGCCCGGGGTGCCTTATCTGGACATCCTTTATCGGGTCAAAGAGGAATTCAAGGTGCCGACCTTTGTCTACCAGGTCAGCGGTGAATACGCCATGCATATGGCCGCAATCCAGAATGGTTGGTTGAGTGAAGGGGTGATCCTCGAATCCCTGACTGCCTTTAAACGTGCCGGCGCCGATGGCATCCTGACCTACTTCGCCGCCCGCGCCGCCCAATTGCTTAGAGAGCAACAATAG
- a CDS encoding DedA family protein, with protein MLQQFLHDFGYFALFLGTFFEGETILVLAGFLAFRGYMDINLVVVVAFFGSYAGDQLWYYMGRKHGRKLLARKPRWQLMGDKALEHIRKHPDIWVLSFRFVYGLRTVMPVAIGLSGYPPLRYLILNGIGAAIWAAALGAAAYHFGAVLEGMLGSVKKYELWVLGALLVLGLVLWLRRRFKNARIAREACAAAKARLAAEPAQVETPKTPVE; from the coding sequence ATGCTTCAACAATTTCTGCATGACTTCGGTTACTTTGCCCTCTTCCTCGGCACGTTCTTCGAAGGCGAGACCATCCTCGTGCTCGCAGGCTTCCTGGCGTTCCGTGGCTACATGGATATCAACCTGGTGGTGGTCGTTGCCTTCTTTGGCAGCTACGCCGGCGACCAGCTCTGGTACTACATGGGGCGCAAGCATGGCCGCAAGCTGCTGGCACGCAAGCCGCGCTGGCAATTGATGGGCGACAAGGCGCTGGAACATATCCGCAAGCACCCGGATATCTGGGTACTGAGCTTCCGCTTCGTCTATGGATTGCGCACGGTGATGCCCGTGGCAATTGGCCTGTCCGGCTACCCGCCGTTGCGCTATCTGATCCTCAACGGGATCGGCGCGGCGATCTGGGCCGCTGCGCTGGGGGCTGCGGCCTACCACTTCGGCGCGGTGCTGGAGGGCATGCTCGGCAGCGTCAAGAAATACGAACTGTGGGTGCTGGGCGCCTTGCTGGTACTGGGCCTCGTCCTGTGGCTGCGCCGCCGCTTCAAGAATGCCCGTATCGCCCGCGAGGCCTGTGCCGCGGCCAAGGCCCGGCTCGCTGCAGAGCCAGCCCAGGTGGAAACACCTAAGACACCAGTCGAGTAA
- a CDS encoding sterol desaturase family protein, with the protein MDFVPYAVPFFIALIVVELLADRWRGARNYRVADAINSLSTGVLSTTTGLLTKGVGLLTYAFALKHLALFEWSTQSAWTWVFAFVFYDVCYYWLHRMGHERNILWAAHSVHHQSEDYNLTTALRQTSTGFLLSWIFYLPLAVVGVPLVVFISVASLNLLYQFWVHTRHVPKLGWFEWFFVTPSNHRAHHAQNALYMDRNYGGVFIIWDRLFGTFQEEDDNEPVIFGVTTPLASWNPLWANLQFYAQLWNDARRTDSWWDKLRIWFMRTGWRPADVKAKYPMPKPDLSQFRKFEVQLDARQQVYVALQFAAYVGFGSYLMNFGEAMPSAALVLGWGAMALGLFTLGVALENRPWALKAELARLALNAPLVWLAPMVGLWPASNLAWLALASYSLLSVIGLYCCRSRLTRLVS; encoded by the coding sequence ATGGACTTCGTGCCTTACGCGGTACCGTTTTTCATCGCCCTGATCGTGGTTGAACTGCTGGCCGACCGTTGGCGCGGCGCGCGCAACTATCGAGTGGCGGATGCCATCAACAGCCTCAGCACCGGCGTGCTGTCCACCACCACCGGGTTGTTGACCAAGGGTGTGGGTCTGCTGACCTACGCATTCGCCCTCAAGCATCTGGCGCTGTTCGAGTGGTCGACCCAGAGTGCCTGGACCTGGGTGTTCGCCTTCGTGTTCTATGACGTGTGCTACTACTGGCTGCATCGCATGGGTCATGAGCGCAATATCCTCTGGGCCGCGCATTCGGTGCATCACCAGAGCGAGGACTACAACCTCACCACTGCCTTGCGCCAGACCAGCACCGGTTTCCTGCTGAGCTGGATCTTCTACCTGCCCCTGGCTGTGGTCGGTGTGCCGCTGGTGGTGTTTATCAGCGTGGCGTCGCTCAACCTGCTCTATCAGTTCTGGGTCCACACCCGTCACGTTCCCAAGCTTGGGTGGTTCGAGTGGTTCTTCGTCACACCGTCCAATCATCGGGCCCACCATGCACAGAACGCTCTCTACATGGATCGCAACTACGGCGGGGTGTTCATTATTTGGGACCGGCTGTTCGGCACGTTCCAAGAGGAAGACGACAACGAGCCGGTCATTTTCGGTGTGACCACGCCCTTGGCCAGTTGGAATCCGTTGTGGGCCAACCTGCAGTTCTACGCGCAGTTATGGAATGACGCCCGGCGTACTGACAGCTGGTGGGACAAGTTACGTATCTGGTTCATGCGCACCGGCTGGCGCCCGGCGGACGTCAAAGCCAAGTACCCGATGCCCAAGCCGGACCTGAGCCAGTTCCGCAAATTCGAGGTGCAATTGGATGCGCGACAGCAGGTGTACGTCGCCTTGCAGTTTGCGGCGTACGTGGGGTTTGGCAGCTATCTGATGAATTTCGGCGAGGCGATGCCCTCGGCGGCGCTGGTCCTGGGTTGGGGAGCCATGGCGCTGGGCCTGTTTACCTTGGGGGTGGCGCTGGAAAATCGCCCGTGGGCGTTGAAGGCCGAGCTGGCGCGGTTGGCGCTGAACGCGCCGTTGGTATGGCTGGCACCGATGGTCGGTCTGTGGCCCGCCAGCAACCTGGCCTGGCTGGCGCTGGCGAGCTACAGTCTGCTGAGCGTGATCGGCCTCTACTGTTGCAGAAGCCGGCTTACTCGACTGGTGTCTTAG
- the elbB gene encoding isoprenoid biosynthesis glyoxalase ElbB: MSKKIAVILSGCGVYDGAEIHESVITLLRLDQRGAQVECFAPNIAQLHVINHLTGEEMPETRNVLVESARIARGAVKDIREANAADFDALIVPGGFGAAKNLSDFAVEGAACSVNPQVLELAEAFAEAGKPVGLICISPALAAKIYGPGVTCTIGNDADTAAALDKMGATHHECAVEDIVEDKARKLVSTPAYMLGKNISEVASGINKLVDRVLELTHEND, translated from the coding sequence ATGAGCAAAAAGATTGCAGTGATCCTTTCCGGCTGTGGCGTGTACGACGGCGCAGAAATCCATGAAAGCGTGATCACCCTGCTGCGCCTGGACCAGCGCGGCGCTCAAGTCGAATGTTTTGCGCCGAATATCGCCCAGTTGCACGTGATCAATCACCTTACCGGTGAGGAAATGCCTGAAACACGCAATGTACTGGTGGAGTCGGCGCGCATCGCCCGGGGCGCAGTGAAGGACATTCGCGAAGCCAACGCCGCAGACTTTGATGCGCTGATCGTGCCTGGCGGCTTCGGCGCGGCGAAGAACCTGTCTGACTTCGCCGTGGAAGGCGCTGCCTGCAGCGTCAACCCGCAGGTACTGGAGCTGGCCGAAGCCTTCGCCGAAGCGGGCAAACCCGTTGGGTTGATCTGCATTTCGCCTGCGTTGGCCGCGAAGATCTACGGCCCGGGCGTGACCTGCACCATCGGCAACGATGCCGACACAGCGGCAGCCCTGGACAAGATGGGCGCCACGCATCATGAATGCGCGGTGGAGGACATCGTCGAGGACAAGGCGCGCAAGCTGGTGAGTACGCCGGCTTATATGCTCGGCAAAAACATCAGCGAGGTCGCGTCAGGCATCAACAAGCTGGTGGATCGGGTGTTGGAGCTGACCCACGAAAATGACTAA
- a CDS encoding YaiI/YqxD family protein: MRVWIDADACPRAAKDQVVKFALKRQFEVVLVAGQSQIKPSFACVKLIVVPSGPDAADDYLVEHAVPGELVICSDVPLADRLVKKGVTALDPRGKEFSPANMSERLAVRNLFTDLREQGQMGGGPPPHGEKDKQAFANALDRLLTRLMRTG, translated from the coding sequence ATGCGAGTATGGATCGACGCCGACGCCTGCCCTCGGGCGGCCAAGGACCAAGTGGTGAAGTTTGCCCTCAAGCGCCAGTTCGAGGTGGTGCTGGTGGCCGGGCAGAGCCAGATCAAGCCGAGCTTCGCCTGTGTGAAGCTTATCGTGGTCCCCAGCGGCCCGGATGCGGCCGATGACTACTTGGTTGAGCATGCTGTGCCCGGTGAACTGGTGATCTGCAGCGACGTGCCCTTGGCCGACCGGCTGGTGAAAAAGGGCGTCACGGCCCTTGACCCACGGGGCAAGGAGTTCAGCCCGGCGAACATGAGTGAACGCCTGGCGGTGCGTAACCTGTTCACCGACCTGCGCGAGCAGGGCCAGATGGGCGGCGGGCCACCGCCCCACGGGGAAAAGGACAAGCAAGCATTTGCCAATGCCTTGGATCGCCTCCTTACCCGTCTTATGCGCACGGGTTAG
- a CDS encoding FTR1 family protein, which yields MTAPFRFLAWLLLPAMMSCSFNLLAATAEGAPQALHLLDYIGADYPPTVEAGKVVDDSEYREQVEFLGVLQGLVADLPDKPERAELVTGVDELLAAVTARQDGAGVARQARQLGAKLAVAYEVSQAPAITPDPTRGAPLYAQHCSVCHGTAGAGDGPAGVGLTPPPANLRDAARLDRLSLYAIYNTLGLGVEGTDMPSFADQLDDRQRWDLATYIAGFTADPAAAKSAQAFNLADLARQTPNEVLAANGPAAAAAFRAQRAQPPQVQRGPAQLLDYTATTLDKSLAAFRNGDHEQAYDLSVAAYLEGFELVESSLDNVDANVRKDTEKALMAYRQSLQDGLPIEQVQQRLDAAKGKLTESAGLLGGDGLSWSLSYISGLLILLREGLEAILVLAAILAFLRNTGQQSAVRSVNVGWGLALLAGLATWALAAYVIDVSGAQRELLEGCTALFASVMVLWLGVWMHDRRHAAAWQDYIKSSLVGGGGRFGFAVLAFFSVYRELFEVILFYETLWLQAGPAGHNAVLAGGATALVLLVGLAWVILRGSAKLPLALFFGINAALLCALSVVFAGHGVKALQEAGIFGTRPVAFFDFDWLGIHADAYSLGAQAVAILAIVVLYGRSRLTEKRRAAA from the coding sequence ATGACTGCCCCTTTCCGCTTTCTCGCCTGGCTGCTGTTGCCGGCGATGATGTCGTGCAGCTTTAATCTCTTGGCCGCAACCGCCGAGGGCGCGCCACAAGCCCTGCATTTGCTGGACTACATTGGCGCCGACTACCCACCGACGGTAGAAGCGGGCAAGGTGGTGGACGACTCGGAATACCGCGAGCAGGTAGAGTTTCTCGGGGTATTGCAGGGCTTGGTAGCCGATTTGCCGGATAAGCCCGAGCGGGCCGAGCTGGTAACCGGCGTTGATGAACTGTTGGCAGCGGTCACCGCCCGCCAGGACGGCGCAGGCGTGGCCCGTCAGGCCCGTCAGTTGGGCGCCAAGCTGGCGGTGGCCTATGAAGTCAGCCAGGCCCCGGCCATCACGCCCGACCCTACACGCGGCGCGCCGCTGTACGCTCAGCACTGTTCGGTCTGCCACGGTACGGCCGGTGCCGGTGATGGCCCGGCGGGCGTGGGCCTCACGCCGCCACCCGCGAACCTGCGCGATGCTGCACGCCTGGATCGCTTGAGCCTGTATGCGATCTACAACACCCTCGGCCTGGGTGTCGAAGGCACCGATATGCCGTCGTTCGCTGATCAACTGGACGACCGCCAGCGCTGGGACCTGGCTACCTACATCGCTGGTTTCACCGCCGACCCGGCTGCCGCCAAAAGCGCGCAGGCGTTCAACTTGGCCGACCTGGCGCGCCAGACCCCCAATGAAGTGCTCGCCGCCAATGGTCCTGCCGCCGCCGCGGCTTTCCGCGCCCAGCGTGCGCAGCCGCCGCAGGTCCAGCGTGGCCCCGCGCAGTTGCTCGACTACACCGCCACCACCCTGGACAAGAGCCTTGCCGCCTTCCGCAACGGTGACCACGAGCAGGCCTACGACCTGTCGGTCGCCGCTTACCTCGAAGGTTTCGAACTGGTGGAAAGCTCCCTGGATAACGTCGATGCCAATGTGCGCAAAGACACTGAGAAGGCCCTGATGGCCTATCGGCAATCATTGCAGGACGGTTTGCCTATCGAGCAGGTGCAGCAACGCCTGGACGCGGCCAAGGGCAAGCTTACCGAGTCCGCCGGCTTGCTGGGCGGCGATGGCTTGAGCTGGTCGTTGAGCTACATTTCCGGCTTGTTGATCCTGCTGCGCGAAGGTCTGGAAGCGATCCTGGTGTTGGCGGCGATCCTGGCCTTCCTGCGCAATACCGGCCAGCAATCGGCGGTACGTAGTGTCAACGTCGGCTGGGGCCTGGCGCTGTTGGCTGGCTTGGCCACCTGGGCCTTGGCGGCGTATGTGATTGACGTCAGCGGTGCCCAGCGCGAACTGCTCGAAGGCTGCACGGCGTTGTTTGCCAGCGTGATGGTGTTGTGGCTCGGCGTATGGATGCACGATCGGCGTCATGCGGCGGCCTGGCAGGACTACATCAAGAGCAGCCTGGTGGGCGGCGGTGGGCGTTTCGGTTTTGCGGTACTGGCGTTCTTCTCGGTGTACCGCGAGCTGTTCGAGGTGATCCTGTTCTACGAAACCCTGTGGCTGCAAGCCGGCCCGGCCGGGCATAACGCGGTATTGGCGGGTGGGGCCACGGCGCTGGTGCTGCTGGTGGGCCTGGCCTGGGTGATCCTGCGCGGTTCGGCGAAGCTGCCGTTGGCGCTGTTCTTCGGTATCAACGCGGCGCTGCTGTGCGCGCTGTCGGTGGTGTTCGCCGGGCACGGTGTCAAGGCCTTGCAGGAGGCGGGCATCTTCGGCACGCGGCCGGTGGCGTTCTTTGACTTCGACTGGCTGGGCATCCATGCCGATGCGTATTCGTTGGGTGCGCAGGCCGTGGCGATCCTGGCGATTGTGGTGCTGTATGGCCGTAGCCGGCTGACCGAGAAGCGCCGGGCGGCGGCGTAG